In Nocardioides sp. zg-1228, a single window of DNA contains:
- a CDS encoding epoxide hydrolase family protein: MTSHQNPNPSTNPSSTTASLDLRPFTVDVPQDAIDDLYARLDRTRYAAEPADTAGTHDWSAGAPVAWLREMVAHWRGDFDWRAQEQRMNAYPQFLTEIDGQTVHLVHVRSANEDATPLLLLHTYPGSFAEFLDLVPHLTDDFHLVIPSLPGIGFSQPLADGAWDSPRIARAWNTLMRGLGYESYGAHGSDNGAIVSRELAMLAPEGFLGAHVLQLFSFPSGDPAEFERMAPADYAALEFAGWFQTVNGFATMNASRPQTIAAALSDSPVGQLAYNELFESFGTGTSLLSREQVLTQVSLYWFTNSSAGAARLYHADRDGEPRVNEGRIGVAVFADDFRSMRPFAERDNTFLASWTEHPRGGHFAAMEVPEELAAAIRGFFA; encoded by the coding sequence ATGACCTCTCACCAGAACCCGAACCCGAGCACGAACCCGAGCTCCACCACGGCCAGCCTCGACCTGCGCCCCTTCACCGTCGACGTCCCGCAGGACGCGATCGACGACCTCTACGCCCGCCTCGACCGGACCCGCTACGCCGCCGAGCCGGCCGACACCGCCGGCACCCACGACTGGTCGGCCGGCGCGCCGGTCGCCTGGCTGCGAGAGATGGTCGCCCACTGGCGCGGCGACTTCGACTGGCGGGCGCAGGAGCAGCGGATGAACGCCTACCCGCAGTTCCTCACCGAGATCGACGGGCAGACCGTGCACCTTGTCCACGTCCGGTCCGCCAACGAGGACGCGACGCCGTTGCTGCTGCTGCACACCTACCCGGGGTCATTCGCCGAGTTCCTCGACCTGGTCCCGCACCTCACCGACGACTTCCACCTGGTCATCCCGTCCCTTCCCGGGATCGGGTTCAGCCAGCCGCTGGCGGACGGCGCGTGGGACTCCCCGCGCATCGCGCGGGCCTGGAACACCCTGATGCGCGGCCTCGGCTACGAGTCCTACGGCGCCCACGGCTCCGACAACGGCGCGATCGTCTCGCGCGAGCTGGCGATGCTCGCCCCGGAGGGCTTCCTCGGCGCCCACGTCCTACAGCTGTTCTCATTCCCCTCCGGCGACCCGGCCGAGTTCGAGAGGATGGCGCCCGCCGATTACGCCGCGCTCGAGTTCGCGGGCTGGTTCCAGACCGTCAACGGCTTCGCGACGATGAACGCCTCCCGCCCCCAGACCATCGCGGCAGCGCTCAGCGACTCGCCCGTGGGCCAGCTCGCCTACAACGAGCTGTTCGAGAGCTTCGGCACGGGCACGAGCCTGCTGAGCCGCGAGCAGGTGCTGACGCAGGTCAGCCTCTACTGGTTCACCAACAGCAGTGCCGGTGCGGCGCGGCTCTACCACGCCGACCGCGACGGCGAGCCCCGTGTCAACGAGGGACGGATCGGGGTCGCGGTGTTCGCGGACGACTTCCGGTCGATGCGGCCCTTCGCCGAGCGCGACAACACGTTCCTCGCGTCCTGGACCGAGCACCCGCGTGGCGGGCACTTCGCCGCCATGGAGGTGCCCGAGGAGCTGGCCGCCGCGATCCGCGGGTTCTTCGCCTGA
- a CDS encoding RNA methyltransferase, translating to MQPLSASNARVKEARKLSRRSVRTERRLFLADGPKAVEGALGVDGCVVEVFATTSALDQHAALLATAPVTLVDERALASLSDSVSPAGVVAVCRPVDAPLEHVVAASPRLLAVCADVRDPGNAGTVIRTADAAGADAVVLAGHSVDAYNPKTVRSTVGSLFHLPLAVEPDAAAVVRAAQARGLTVLAADGAGEVDLFEADLTGPTAWLFGNEAWGLPDELAALADHRVAIPIHGRAESLNLSTAAAVCLYASARAQHR from the coding sequence ATGCAGCCCCTCTCCGCGAGCAACGCTCGCGTCAAGGAGGCTCGCAAGCTGAGCCGCCGTTCGGTACGCACCGAGCGGCGGCTCTTCCTTGCCGACGGGCCCAAGGCGGTCGAGGGCGCGCTCGGCGTGGACGGCTGCGTCGTGGAGGTGTTCGCGACGACCTCCGCGCTCGACCAGCACGCCGCGCTCCTCGCGACCGCTCCGGTCACCCTGGTCGACGAGCGGGCCCTCGCCTCGCTGTCCGACTCGGTGTCGCCGGCCGGTGTGGTCGCGGTGTGCCGCCCCGTCGACGCCCCGCTCGAGCACGTGGTCGCGGCATCGCCGCGCCTGCTCGCCGTCTGCGCCGACGTGCGCGACCCGGGCAACGCCGGCACCGTGATCCGCACCGCCGACGCGGCGGGCGCGGACGCCGTCGTGCTCGCCGGGCACTCGGTCGACGCCTACAACCCCAAGACCGTGCGCAGCACCGTCGGCAGCCTCTTCCACCTGCCGCTCGCGGTCGAGCCCGACGCCGCCGCCGTGGTGCGCGCGGCGCAGGCGCGCGGCCTGACGGTGCTCGCCGCCGACGGCGCGGGCGAGGTCGACCTCTTCGAGGCGGACCTCACCGGACCCACCGCATGGCTCTTCGGCAACGAGGCCTGGGGCCTGCCCGACGAGCTGGCCGCCCTGGCCGACCACCGCGTCGCCATCCCGATCCACGGGCGGGCCGAGAGCCTCAACCTGTCGACCGCCGCCGCGGTGTGCCTCTACGCCAGCGCGCGCGCCCAGCACCGCTGA
- the rplT gene encoding 50S ribosomal protein L20, with amino-acid sequence MARVKRAVNAQKKRRTTLERASGYRGQRSRLYRKAKEQVTHSLVYSYNDRRKNKGNFRKLWIQRINAAARANGMTYNRFIQGLGLAGIEVDRKILAELAVHDAPAFAALVEAAKAALPDDVNAPKVSA; translated from the coding sequence ATGGCACGCGTCAAGCGCGCAGTGAACGCCCAGAAGAAGCGTCGTACCACCCTCGAGCGCGCCAGCGGTTACCGCGGCCAGCGCTCGCGGCTCTACCGCAAGGCCAAGGAGCAGGTCACCCACTCCCTGGTCTACAGCTACAACGACCGCCGCAAGAACAAGGGCAACTTCCGCAAGCTGTGGATCCAGCGCATCAACGCCGCTGCCCGCGCCAACGGGATGACCTACAACCGCTTCATCCAGGGCCTCGGCCTGGCCGGCATCGAGGTCGACCGCAAGATCCTCGCCGAGCTCGCCGTCCACGACGCCCCGGCCTTCGCCGCGCTCGTCGAGGCCGCCAAGGCCGCGCTGCCCGACGACGTCAACGCGCCCAAGGTCTCCGCCTGA
- a CDS encoding cellulose synthase has protein sequence MEGTTWAALTAALTVAGAIWTWIAFRRRGAANGLRAMGFTLLPAAAWLTGTLEMVVDIAGSVTDWATSLVFDVRTWAGVGLAGLALVLWVVSGFIRDRQLARAQAGDAAPGRTGRRGSLPEASSTRTGPTSKPAVDDEMADIEALLRKRGIE, from the coding sequence GTGGAAGGGACAACCTGGGCCGCTCTGACCGCCGCACTCACCGTGGCGGGTGCCATCTGGACGTGGATCGCGTTCCGCCGCCGCGGAGCCGCCAACGGGCTCCGCGCGATGGGCTTCACGCTCCTGCCCGCGGCCGCCTGGCTGACCGGCACCCTCGAGATGGTCGTCGACATCGCCGGGTCGGTCACCGACTGGGCGACCAGCCTGGTCTTCGACGTCCGCACCTGGGCCGGCGTCGGGCTGGCCGGCCTGGCGCTGGTCCTCTGGGTGGTCAGCGGCTTCATCCGCGACCGCCAGCTCGCCCGCGCCCAGGCCGGCGACGCCGCGCCGGGCCGCACCGGACGCCGCGGCTCGCTCCCCGAGGCGTCCTCCACCCGGACCGGCCCCACCTCCAAGCCGGCGGTCGACGACGAGATGGCCGACATCGAGGCACTGCTGCGCAAGCGCGGCATCGAGTGA
- a CDS encoding amino acid deaminase/aldolase, which yields MSDPLVERNRLWSRLTAAVATLPEPPPTPIAVVDLDAFDANAADLVRRAGGKPVRVASKSLRVPSLIRRALAHDGFSGVLAYTVREALWLHETGVSDDIVVAYPSVDAGALSRLASSPSAAAAITLMVDDPAHLDAVDATRASRAVPVRVALDVDAGLRLGGRHIGPKRSPLFDTADVVALARTVVERDGFRLVGVMTYEGQVAGVQDTVPEQRARSMVVRRLKRASMSQLEGRRREIAEALAPLVELEFWNGGGTGSVEATAADGAVTEIAAGSGLLVPRIFDHYASFEPRPAAFFGLPVTRRPDPTTATVHGGGLVASGATGADRSPVPWAPPGLRLTSLEGAGEVQTPLVGHAAATLAIGDLVWFRHAKSGELFEHVRDVHLVRGDVVTDVVPSYRGCDQAF from the coding sequence GTGAGCGACCCGCTCGTCGAGCGCAACCGCCTCTGGTCGCGGCTCACCGCGGCGGTGGCCACGCTCCCCGAGCCGCCGCCGACGCCGATCGCGGTGGTCGACCTCGACGCGTTCGACGCCAATGCCGCCGACCTCGTGAGGCGCGCGGGCGGCAAGCCGGTCCGGGTCGCGTCGAAGTCGCTGCGGGTGCCCTCCCTGATCCGGCGGGCCCTCGCCCACGACGGCTTCTCCGGCGTGCTCGCCTACACCGTCCGCGAGGCGCTCTGGCTCCACGAGACGGGCGTCAGCGACGACATCGTGGTCGCCTACCCGTCGGTGGATGCCGGTGCGCTGTCCCGCCTGGCGTCCTCGCCGTCCGCGGCCGCCGCCATCACCCTCATGGTCGACGACCCGGCCCACCTCGACGCCGTCGACGCCACCCGCGCCTCGCGCGCGGTGCCGGTGCGCGTCGCGCTCGACGTCGACGCCGGCCTGCGGCTCGGCGGGCGCCACATCGGGCCGAAGCGGTCGCCGCTGTTCGACACGGCCGACGTGGTCGCCCTGGCCCGCACCGTCGTCGAGCGCGACGGCTTCCGGCTGGTCGGCGTGATGACCTACGAGGGCCAGGTGGCCGGGGTGCAGGACACCGTGCCGGAGCAGCGGGCCCGGTCGATGGTGGTCCGCAGGCTCAAGCGGGCGTCGATGTCCCAGCTCGAGGGGCGCCGCCGGGAGATCGCCGAGGCCCTGGCCCCACTGGTTGAGCTGGAGTTCTGGAACGGGGGTGGCACCGGCTCCGTGGAGGCCACGGCCGCCGACGGCGCCGTCACCGAGATCGCGGCCGGCTCCGGCCTGCTGGTGCCGCGGATCTTCGACCACTACGCGTCGTTCGAGCCCCGCCCGGCCGCGTTCTTCGGCCTCCCTGTCACCCGCCGGCCCGACCCGACGACGGCCACCGTGCACGGCGGCGGCCTCGTCGCGAGCGGCGCGACCGGTGCCGACCGCTCCCCCGTGCCGTGGGCGCCGCCCGGGCTCCGGCTGACCTCGCTGGAGGGGGCCGGCGAGGTGCAGACGCCCCTGGTCGGGCACGCGGCGGCCACCCTCGCGATCGGCGACCTGGTCTGGTTCCGCCACGCCAAGTCCGGCGAGCTGTTCGAGCACGTCCGCGACGTGCACCTGGTGCGCGGTGACGTGGTCACCGACGTCGTGCCGTCCTACCGCGGCTGCGACCAGGCGTTCTGA
- the infC gene encoding translation initiation factor IF-3, translating to MRQGLPSIRTTGGLISTELRINDRIRVPEVRLVGPNGETVGIVPTDQALKLAQEADLDLVEIAPQGRPPVCKLMDYGKFKYENAQKAREARRNQTNVIIKEMKLRPKIDSHDYETKKGHVVRFLGAGDKVKITIMFRGREQHRPELGFRLLQKLAEDVQDLGFVESSPKQDGRNMTMVLGPHKKKADAKIDAEAARATKEQARADRKAEEDAEREAAHAAGPVAQKKERGRSENLDPEIEA from the coding sequence GTGCGACAGGGGCTCCCATCCATCCGAACCACTGGAGGACTCATCAGCACCGAGCTGCGCATCAACGACCGGATCCGCGTACCCGAGGTCCGGCTCGTAGGACCCAACGGCGAGACCGTTGGCATCGTGCCGACCGACCAGGCACTCAAGCTGGCCCAGGAGGCCGACCTCGACCTCGTCGAGATCGCCCCGCAGGGACGCCCCCCGGTCTGCAAGCTCATGGACTACGGCAAGTTCAAGTACGAGAACGCCCAGAAGGCTCGTGAGGCGCGCCGCAACCAGACGAACGTGATCATCAAGGAGATGAAGCTTCGTCCCAAGATCGACTCGCACGACTACGAGACCAAGAAGGGTCACGTCGTGCGGTTCCTCGGCGCCGGCGACAAGGTCAAGATCACGATCATGTTCCGTGGTCGCGAGCAGCACCGCCCCGAGCTCGGCTTCCGGCTCCTCCAGAAGCTCGCGGAGGACGTGCAGGACCTGGGCTTCGTCGAGTCCTCTCCCAAGCAGGACGGCCGCAACATGACCATGGTCCTCGGCCCGCACAAGAAGAAGGCCGACGCCAAGATCGACGCCGAGGCCGCTCGCGCCACCAAGGAGCAGGCGCGTGCCGACCGCAAGGCCGAGGAGGACGCCGAGCGCGAGGCGGCCCACGCCGCCGGACCGGTGGCCCAGAAGAAGGAGCGTGGCCGCTCCGAGAACCTGGACCCTGAGATCGAGGCCTGA
- a CDS encoding WYL domain-containing protein, with product MPLPTSSRLLALLGLLQARAVVSASDLAHRLGVGERTVRKDVERLRELGYPIDSVRGPAGGYRFRDHGRLPPLLLEADEAVAVAVGLSSAATVRGLEEPSALALAKLEQVLPDGLRRRVRAVHESTDVGPANTATNVVAPVVDVGLLADLAAAVRDHEGLRLRYRPGGAGLEERVEADPYRLVSWQERWYVVARRRTDGAWHAYRADWLELRTPGAGRFAPDPLEGGDYAAFVLREVAFSGWSVHCRIAVDAPAEEVLGRINPTVGVVETVDDDHSVLVTGADSLEMVAVWIGMLGLDFHVDSPPELVGHVATLATRYAGAVTPR from the coding sequence GTGCCGCTCCCGACATCCTCTCGCCTGCTCGCGCTGCTGGGTCTGCTGCAGGCGCGAGCGGTCGTGTCGGCCAGCGACCTCGCGCACCGGCTCGGCGTCGGTGAGCGCACGGTGCGCAAGGACGTCGAGCGGCTCCGCGAGCTCGGCTACCCGATCGACTCGGTGCGCGGGCCCGCCGGCGGCTACCGCTTCCGCGACCACGGTCGGCTGCCGCCGCTGCTGCTCGAGGCCGACGAGGCCGTGGCCGTGGCCGTCGGGCTGAGCAGCGCCGCGACCGTGCGCGGCCTCGAGGAGCCGAGCGCCCTCGCACTGGCCAAGCTCGAACAGGTGCTGCCCGACGGCCTGCGCCGGCGCGTGCGCGCCGTGCACGAGAGCACCGACGTGGGTCCGGCCAACACCGCCACCAACGTCGTCGCCCCCGTGGTCGACGTCGGGCTGCTGGCCGACCTCGCCGCGGCGGTCCGCGACCACGAAGGGCTCCGCCTGCGCTACCGGCCCGGCGGCGCAGGGCTCGAGGAGCGGGTCGAGGCGGACCCCTACCGGCTCGTGAGCTGGCAGGAGCGGTGGTACGTCGTGGCCCGGCGCCGCACCGACGGTGCCTGGCACGCCTACCGCGCCGACTGGCTCGAGCTGCGCACGCCCGGTGCGGGGCGCTTCGCACCCGACCCGCTGGAGGGCGGCGACTACGCGGCGTTCGTCCTGCGCGAGGTGGCGTTCTCGGGATGGTCGGTGCACTGCCGCATCGCGGTCGACGCCCCCGCCGAGGAGGTGCTCGGTCGGATCAACCCGACCGTGGGCGTCGTCGAGACGGTGGACGACGACCACAGCGTCCTGGTCACCGGGGCGGACAGTCTCGAGATGGTCGCGGTGTGGATCGGGATGCTCGGCCTCGACTTCCACGTCGACTCGCCGCCGGAGCTGGTCGGGCACGTCGCGACGCTCGCCACGAGGTACGCCGGCGCCGTCACGCCGCGGTGA
- a CDS encoding 4-amino-4-deoxy-L-arabinose transferase, whose protein sequence is MGVDPREVAREVVERVQAAPPTLGPGRLVCVDGPAGSGKTTLAEALAGVAPGATVVHCDELLEGWSGLPGLPATVEGLLRPLAAGRDGRWRRWDWHADAWAEERVVEPGGLLVLEGVGSWSPAIADLAGLLVWVEAAADVRLARWTARDGGAMLAHWEQWRLDEQALHDRLETRAHADLVVVTG, encoded by the coding sequence ATGGGGGTCGACCCCCGCGAGGTCGCCCGGGAGGTCGTCGAGCGGGTGCAGGCGGCACCGCCGACACTCGGGCCGGGCCGGCTGGTGTGCGTCGACGGTCCCGCCGGGTCGGGCAAGACCACGCTGGCCGAGGCGCTGGCCGGCGTCGCCCCCGGGGCCACCGTCGTGCACTGCGACGAGCTGCTCGAGGGCTGGTCCGGCCTGCCCGGCCTGCCCGCGACCGTCGAGGGCCTGCTGCGCCCGCTGGCCGCGGGCCGGGACGGGCGCTGGCGGCGGTGGGACTGGCACGCCGACGCCTGGGCCGAGGAGCGCGTCGTCGAGCCGGGCGGCCTGCTGGTGCTCGAGGGCGTCGGGTCGTGGTCGCCCGCGATCGCCGACCTGGCCGGCCTGCTGGTGTGGGTCGAGGCCGCCGCCGACGTGCGACTGGCTCGCTGGACCGCCCGAGACGGCGGGGCGATGCTCGCGCACTGGGAGCAGTGGCGCCTCGACGAGCAGGCGCTGCACGACCGCCTGGAGACCCGCGCCCACGCGGACCTCGTGGTCGTCACCGGCTGA
- a CDS encoding SseB family protein, producing MRTIPDPGFADDTGAGDPRLAGLLAAHASGQASSGDVLTALQDARLLVPVVAILGEVEVDDQGLAHDKTSDMAAVLVRAADGSTGLLAFTSTETMARWDPQARPVPVTAATAATAAVQDGAEALLVDLAGPATYVVDGDDLTRLAAGWRLVAIGDDPESGGGHGWIGPSTE from the coding sequence GTGCGGACCATCCCCGACCCGGGGTTCGCCGACGACACCGGCGCCGGCGACCCGCGACTGGCCGGCCTGCTGGCCGCGCACGCGTCGGGTCAGGCCTCGTCCGGCGACGTGCTCACCGCCCTGCAGGATGCACGGCTGCTCGTCCCGGTCGTGGCGATCCTCGGCGAGGTCGAGGTCGACGACCAGGGGCTGGCCCACGACAAGACCTCCGACATGGCCGCGGTGCTGGTGCGGGCGGCGGACGGCAGCACGGGCCTGCTGGCGTTCACCTCCACCGAGACCATGGCGCGGTGGGACCCGCAGGCGCGACCGGTGCCGGTCACGGCGGCCACCGCCGCCACCGCGGCCGTGCAGGACGGGGCCGAGGCACTGCTGGTCGACCTCGCCGGCCCCGCGACGTACGTCGTCGACGGCGACGACCTCACCCGGCTGGCCGCCGGGTGGCGGCTGGTCGCGATCGGCGACGACCCGGAGAGTGGGGGCGGGCACGGCTGGATTGGGCCCTCCACGGAATGA
- a CDS encoding 50S ribosomal protein L35, giving the protein MPKNKTHSGAKKRFKVTGSGKIMRLQAGRKSGAAFASAPTTGSRKKHRRNAGMVELEPGDVKRAKKMLGI; this is encoded by the coding sequence ATGCCGAAGAACAAGACCCACTCGGGCGCCAAGAAGCGCTTCAAGGTGACCGGCTCGGGCAAGATCATGCGCCTGCAGGCCGGCCGCAAATCCGGCGCCGCGTTCGCGTCCGCGCCGACGACGGGCAGCCGCAAGAAGCACCGCCGCAACGCCGGCATGGTCGAGCTCGAGCCCGGCGACGTCAAGCGCGCCAAGAAGATGCTCGGCATCTGA